A region from the Wansuia hejianensis genome encodes:
- a CDS encoding dihydropteroate synthase, with amino-acid sequence MIIIGEKINGAIPSVKEAIAQRNADLICQRAIAQTEAGAHYIDCAPSTAPDQEYDAMVWLIGLIQEVTGTPVCIDSPNAKLLARIIEEGHLKKPGMVNSVNEEGDKCETIFPLIAGTEWNVLGLTCDKDGIPAQVDKKLDIAKRIIDKAVKYGVALDHLHIDPCVMALSTMPSSMKDFEQCIIGIHEYAPEVKVTGAISNISFEMPARKYINSNCMAYAIRAGLDSAIMDPCNVDMMSTVYACEALCMFDKGGRKYNRAYRKGMIGKKQK; translated from the coding sequence GTGATAATCATAGGTGAGAAAATTAACGGAGCGATCCCCAGTGTCAAAGAGGCGATCGCACAGAGAAACGCCGATTTGATATGCCAGAGAGCGATTGCCCAGACAGAGGCGGGCGCCCATTATATCGACTGCGCTCCGAGTACGGCGCCGGACCAGGAATATGACGCCATGGTATGGCTGATCGGCCTGATCCAGGAAGTTACCGGTACGCCTGTCTGTATCGACAGCCCCAACGCGAAGCTGCTGGCAAGGATTATTGAAGAGGGCCATCTGAAGAAGCCGGGTATGGTGAATTCTGTCAATGAAGAAGGAGATAAATGCGAGACCATTTTTCCGCTGATCGCGGGCACAGAATGGAATGTTCTGGGCCTGACCTGCGACAAGGACGGTATACCCGCCCAGGTGGATAAGAAGCTCGACATAGCAAAACGGATCATTGATAAAGCGGTTAAATACGGAGTTGCGCTGGATCATCTGCACATCGATCCCTGCGTAATGGCATTATCCACAATGCCATCTTCGATGAAGGATTTTGAGCAGTGTATTATTGGAATCCATGAGTATGCTCCGGAGGTAAAGGTGACGGGAGCGATTTCCAACATCAGCTTTGAAATGCCAGCCAGAAAATACATCAACTCGAATTGTATGGCCTACGCCATCCGGGCGGGACTCGACTCTGCGATCATGGATCCCTGCAATGTGGACATGATGAGCACTGTATATGCCTGCGAAGCGCTGTGTATGTTTGATAAAGGCGGAAGAAAATACAACAGAGCTTACAGGAAAGGTATGATTGGAAAGAAACAAAAATAG
- a CDS encoding cobalamin B12-binding domain-containing protein, translating to MDYQKKLTKAMAELDEENVLKYVQIMLASGYSHAAIRKCLTEGSEEVGSYFEDGEYFIADLIVSGMIYQHALSLLIPPLESGDPRPVGRAVIGVVEGDIHDIGKDIVVSLLRSERFEVIDLGVDVKPQRFVHALRTYHPNIILLSGLLSASVSAVARTMKELNAEPGRRDTIIYIGGQCASEQLCTQTGADNWGYDTIYTVDFCKKVIENSYAKNN from the coding sequence ATGGATTATCAAAAGAAATTAACAAAAGCGATGGCTGAGCTGGACGAAGAAAACGTTCTTAAGTATGTACAAATAATGCTTGCATCAGGCTACTCCCACGCAGCCATTCGGAAATGCCTGACAGAAGGTTCTGAAGAGGTGGGAAGCTATTTTGAAGACGGCGAATATTTTATTGCTGACCTGATCGTGTCAGGAATGATCTACCAGCATGCGCTGTCTCTTCTGATCCCTCCCCTAGAATCCGGAGATCCGCGTCCTGTAGGACGGGCTGTGATTGGCGTTGTCGAAGGTGATATCCACGATATCGGCAAGGATATTGTCGTCAGCCTGCTCCGCTCAGAACGCTTCGAAGTGATAGATCTCGGCGTGGATGTGAAGCCTCAGCGCTTTGTACACGCCTTACGAACCTATCATCCGAACATCATCCTGTTAAGCGGCCTGCTGAGCGCATCCGTCTCAGCCGTCGCCAGGACCATGAAAGAATTAAACGCCGAACCCGGCCGCAGGGATACTATTATTTACATCGGCGGCCAGTGCGCCAGCGAGCAGCTCTGCACGCAGACCGGCGCCGACAACTGGGGTTATGATACTATTTATACCGTAGACTTCTGTAAGAAAGTGATAGAGAATTCTTATGCCAAAAACAACTAA
- a CDS encoding GntR family transcriptional regulator produces the protein MPKTTKKRPLYSTIYKQLRSKIFNGSFLPGEMLPSESHLCTEFHASRETVRKGLKELESEGLIYSRPKIGYFVCTPRHSDFTVNFTEYFEGCTTQYKDIHGTLPDERVQKALDISPSQVVIEFEQLTINPDGAIIAYSKKYLPYERAHPSVENELNYAVFPDITLPKMDTYSMYTSIRISAVAADEKLADTMQCDIGEPLLLIERFFIQQDDCLAGYALFYVKQPYGQLNGMSGHRL, from the coding sequence ATGCCAAAAACAACTAAAAAGAGACCTCTGTACAGCACAATTTATAAACAGCTGCGCTCTAAAATTTTTAACGGGTCGTTTCTCCCGGGAGAAATGCTTCCTTCTGAAAGTCATTTGTGTACCGAATTCCATGCCAGCAGGGAAACTGTACGCAAAGGCCTGAAGGAGCTGGAATCTGAAGGGCTGATTTATTCACGCCCAAAGATCGGTTATTTTGTCTGTACACCGCGCCACAGCGACTTTACCGTGAATTTTACAGAGTATTTCGAGGGATGTACCACCCAGTATAAGGATATCCATGGAACGCTTCCGGATGAACGTGTGCAAAAAGCGCTGGATATTTCCCCTTCGCAGGTCGTCATCGAATTCGAACAGCTCACAATCAATCCTGACGGGGCAATCATCGCCTACAGCAAAAAGTATCTTCCCTATGAACGGGCGCACCCTTCCGTGGAGAATGAACTGAATTACGCTGTTTTTCCCGATATCACCCTGCCCAAGATGGACACCTATTCCATGTATACCAGTATCCGTATTTCTGCCGTTGCGGCAGACGAGAAGCTGGCGGATACCATGCAGTGCGACATAGGTGAACCTCTGCTTCTGATTGAACGTTTTTTCATCCAACAGGACGACTGTCTGGCCGGCTACGCACTGTTTTACGTAAAACAGCCCTACGGGCAGCTGAATGGAATGTCAGGACACCGACTTTAG
- a CDS encoding DUF1638 domain-containing protein encodes MSTIIVACKTLQNELAAAMSACGYSCEIRWIESGLHNFPKKLHNTLQDLLDQCTDCDTVLLAMGFCGNSVAGIQTHDFQLVMPRIDDCISLLLGSVSRRKEQSATGSTYFMTEGWLEGERNIWKEYEYTIHKYGPELGQEIFDTMFQNYRNLALIDTGCFDMKKAIAETQEIARKLDLSYIQLPGTIDYLKELLSGQWDSERFIILPPHSRLEQSQCTCPE; translated from the coding sequence ATGAGTACAATCATTGTTGCTTGTAAAACCCTGCAAAACGAACTGGCAGCCGCGATGTCTGCCTGCGGTTATTCCTGTGAGATCCGCTGGATCGAATCAGGGCTCCACAATTTTCCTAAAAAACTGCATAACACCCTGCAGGACCTCCTCGACCAATGTACAGATTGCGATACGGTCCTCCTCGCCATGGGTTTCTGCGGGAACTCAGTGGCCGGAATCCAGACTCATGACTTCCAGCTTGTTATGCCCCGCATCGACGACTGCATCTCTCTGCTTCTCGGCTCAGTCAGCCGCCGCAAAGAGCAGTCAGCCACCGGCAGCACCTATTTTATGACCGAAGGCTGGCTGGAAGGCGAGCGGAATATCTGGAAGGAATACGAATACACGATCCACAAATACGGACCGGAGCTGGGGCAGGAAATCTTCGATACCATGTTTCAGAATTACCGGAACCTGGCGCTCATAGACACCGGATGCTTCGACATGAAGAAGGCAATTGCCGAGACACAGGAAATAGCCAGGAAGCTGGATCTTTCCTACATCCAGCTTCCCGGCACCATAGACTATCTGAAGGAACTGCTCTCAGGCCAATGGGACTCCGAAAGGTTTATCATCCTTCCTCCCCATTCCCGTCTGGAACAGTCACAGTGTACCTGTCCGGAATGA
- a CDS encoding DUF1848 domain-containing protein produces the protein MIISASRRTDIPSYYSDWFFHRLEEGNVLVRNPVNQKQVGKVSLSPGVVDGIVFWTKNPAPMLNRLKDPVLEPYSYYFQFTLTPYGKDAEPGLPSKKSVLIPAFRKLASLLGRERVIWRYDPVFFSDTYTLEYHSRCFRFLASELEGCMETCTVSFLDYYSNTFTATRPLRIHPSSAGQQLELLERFSETAAAHGFRLNTCAEALDSEFLGIPHGCCIDKSLLERIGGCRLSVGRDTGQRPECGCASSIDIGAYNSCRNGCLYCYANHSPAALRRNYQSHDPRSPLLYGSTQPGDIIRERKAVSFREDQLTIFDLSGK, from the coding sequence ATGATCATCAGCGCCAGCCGCAGAACCGACATACCGTCTTACTATTCCGACTGGTTCTTTCACCGTCTGGAAGAGGGAAATGTTCTCGTGAGAAATCCTGTCAACCAGAAGCAGGTGGGGAAGGTCAGCCTGTCTCCCGGCGTGGTCGACGGAATTGTCTTCTGGACGAAAAACCCGGCGCCCATGCTGAACCGGTTAAAGGACCCCGTGCTGGAACCATACAGCTATTATTTTCAGTTCACCCTTACCCCTTATGGAAAAGACGCAGAGCCCGGCCTTCCTTCCAAGAAATCTGTCCTGATTCCCGCTTTTCGGAAGCTTGCTTCTCTGCTCGGAAGAGAACGGGTGATCTGGCGGTATGACCCTGTCTTCTTCAGCGATACTTATACGCTGGAATACCATAGCCGCTGCTTCAGGTTTCTGGCCTCAGAACTGGAAGGCTGCATGGAGACCTGTACGGTGAGCTTTTTGGATTACTACAGCAATACTTTTACGGCCACCCGTCCGCTCCGGATTCATCCATCTTCCGCCGGCCAGCAGCTGGAACTCCTGGAACGCTTCTCTGAGACAGCGGCGGCACACGGCTTCCGCCTGAATACCTGCGCTGAGGCCCTTGACAGTGAATTTCTCGGAATCCCTCACGGCTGCTGCATTGACAAATCTCTCTTAGAGAGGATCGGCGGCTGCCGCCTGTCTGTCGGCCGGGATACCGGCCAGCGCCCGGAATGCGGCTGTGCGTCAAGCATTGATATTGGAGCTTACAACAGCTGCCGGAATGGTTGCCTCTATTGCTACGCCAACCACAGCCCCGCGGCGCTGCGGAGAAATTATCAATCCCACGATCCCCGCTCTCCTCTGCTGTACGGGAGCACCCAGCCTGGCGATATCATCAGGGAAAGAAAAGCCGTTTCTTTCAGAGAAGACCAATTGACAATTTTTGACCTTTCCGGAAAATAA
- a CDS encoding helix-turn-helix domain-containing protein produces the protein MPKGVPNKKYTPEFKKLVVETMQEEHLGYCETAERFGVRHKRVQDWERIYLSEGPDGFAIERRGRGSTGRPRKLPKEVEEDLLAEVQRLRAENEYLKNLQALVLEDERRQRRKRR, from the coding sequence ATGCCAAAAGGGGTACCGAACAAAAAATACACACCAGAATTCAAGAAGCTGGTAGTGGAAACCATGCAAGAAGAGCATCTTGGCTATTGTGAAACAGCGGAAAGATTTGGAGTTCGCCACAAGCGCGTGCAGGACTGGGAACGAATCTATCTGTCAGAAGGGCCGGATGGCTTTGCAATCGAACGCCGGGGCCGAGGTAGCACCGGTCGTCCGAGAAAGCTGCCGAAAGAGGTAGAAGAGGATCTGCTGGCAGAAGTTCAACGGTTGCGGGCGGAGAATGAATACTTAAAAAACTTGCAAGCCTTGGTTTTGGAAGACGAGCGACGCCAGCGCAGAAAACGCAGGTAG
- a CDS encoding IS3 family transposase, which translates to MLKKLASLGFGRRATPAQKTQVVQKLRQRHALDLLLSIAQLPRATFYYHLKRISCADKYEVAKTEIAAIYHENKGRYGYRRITTALHNRGIHLNHKTVQRLMKQLGLVCRVRIKKYRSYKGEVGKIAPNLLKRNFYAEKPNQKWVTDVTEFSLFGQKLYLSPILDLHNGYLVSYAISDRPILSMVTTMLDKAFETIPDGTGLILHSDQGWQYQHKQYQRMLREKGIRQSMSRKGNCLDYYNNRRIKAKLKGLPPALHRQQALSAA; encoded by the coding sequence ATACTTAAAAAACTTGCAAGCCTTGGTTTTGGAAGACGAGCGACGCCAGCGCAGAAAACGCAGGTAGTTCAAAAGCTGAGGCAAAGACACGCTCTGGATCTCCTTCTTTCAATCGCTCAACTTCCCCGTGCAACTTTCTACTATCATCTAAAGCGGATAAGCTGCGCAGACAAATACGAAGTGGCTAAAACGGAAATTGCAGCTATCTATCACGAAAACAAAGGGCGGTATGGTTACCGCCGTATTACCACAGCGCTGCACAACAGAGGGATTCATCTGAACCACAAGACAGTACAGCGTCTTATGAAGCAGCTGGGATTGGTTTGCCGTGTCAGAATCAAGAAATATCGCTCTTACAAGGGTGAAGTAGGGAAAATTGCACCGAATCTGCTCAAGCGGAATTTTTATGCGGAAAAACCAAACCAGAAATGGGTGACCGATGTGACAGAGTTCAGCCTATTTGGCCAGAAGCTCTATCTTTCTCCAATCCTGGATCTGCACAACGGGTACTTGGTGAGCTATGCAATCTCTGACCGACCGATTCTGAGTATGGTCACTACCATGCTGGATAAGGCTTTTGAAACAATACCGGACGGAACAGGGCTGATCCTTCATTCCGACCAAGGTTGGCAATACCAACATAAACAGTACCAGCGTATGCTTCGTGAGAAAGGCATTCGACAGAGTATGAGCCGCAAAGGCAACTGTCTGGACTACTACAACAACCGCCGCATCAAGGCAAAGCTAAAGGGCTTGCCGCCTGCTCTTCACAGACAACAAGCCCTTTCGGCTGCTTGA
- a CDS encoding uroporphyrinogen decarboxylase family protein, with protein sequence MLTARENYMELVKGGKPERLVNGYEPFEFVINEPLLNKYYFSCYIEGQDTKNPFGVTIRWKKGEHAGMPYVTDETKVIKDVTEWRKDFIKQDLQFPDEAWKAAQEACAAVNRKEKLATGLMVTGLFESSHFLMGFEDTLMNFLMEPEATGELLDALLDWKMEYAKELMDHLDLDAILFHDDLGAKDKLFFSKEVFDEFFKPRYEKLFGYITSRGVQVILHADSYCEPLVEDFVDMHITTWQGALRTNNFKSIQERVKGKLICMGGIDSIIDREDWQEEEVRAEVRRAIAEGEPYGAFIPCITYGLPESIFPGVLECIMDEVNRYNEEQMKK encoded by the coding sequence ATGCTGACTGCAAGAGAGAATTACATGGAACTGGTAAAAGGCGGAAAGCCGGAACGTCTTGTCAATGGGTACGAACCTTTTGAATTCGTTATTAATGAGCCGCTGCTAAATAAATATTATTTCAGCTGTTATATCGAAGGGCAGGATACTAAAAATCCTTTTGGGGTGACGATCCGGTGGAAAAAGGGTGAGCATGCGGGGATGCCCTATGTGACAGATGAGACAAAGGTTATAAAAGATGTAACGGAATGGCGGAAGGATTTTATCAAACAGGATCTGCAATTTCCGGATGAGGCCTGGAAGGCAGCTCAGGAGGCATGCGCTGCGGTTAATCGTAAAGAAAAGCTGGCAACGGGTCTGATGGTCACCGGATTATTTGAATCCAGCCATTTCCTCATGGGATTTGAAGATACACTAATGAATTTTCTGATGGAGCCGGAAGCTACGGGGGAATTGCTGGATGCGCTGCTGGACTGGAAAATGGAGTATGCAAAGGAACTGATGGATCATCTGGACCTTGATGCGATTCTGTTTCATGATGATCTGGGCGCGAAGGATAAGCTTTTCTTTAGCAAGGAAGTATTTGATGAATTCTTCAAGCCGCGTTATGAGAAGCTGTTCGGATATATTACGTCCAGAGGGGTACAGGTGATCCTGCACGCGGACAGCTATTGTGAGCCGCTGGTTGAGGATTTCGTGGATATGCATATCACCACCTGGCAGGGAGCGCTCAGAACCAATAATTTTAAATCGATTCAGGAAAGGGTGAAGGGAAAACTGATCTGCATGGGAGGCATTGACTCGATCATCGACAGAGAGGACTGGCAGGAAGAAGAGGTGCGGGCGGAAGTGAGAAGAGCCATCGCTGAGGGAGAACCCTACGGCGCGTTTATTCCCTGCATCACCTATGGGCTTCCGGAATCTATTTTCCCGGGCGTGCTGGAATGTATTATGGATGAAGTGAACAGGTACAATGAAGAACAGATGAAAAAATGA
- a CDS encoding PucR family transcriptional regulator, protein MNITAGIVIYSLSLDTTIRTNIEVDQDFEIDSYELWEKGLPQNRVLYIVEKERLLRDLTIWRRKFILCAGWLDEEELEGQELYWICMSGSIGVHEIMGYVQQVFNRYYQWYIRLGTQIRKKESLSELLDTLDEVYKLTGCIATQSMRIVGSSSRFEEFNSWVDGQGMVTLGMVNELVADEDFQEAAKYDDVFLYYNTYQDWYYCYNFKSDGQYQARLLASTENHEKAHGVRRLIQDFGECVSDVYEDYFGQGQYLQSGREMYEMICGLLQGVKVNAGDIRRVLSRYHWEISHHYQVILFQFQEGVSGGVGMAYYKAQIRKLFHDCYVVEEKDRFICIRNLSRSENSASVYEENLPYFLRETLCKAGISNVFDDFSRLHRYCVEAERVLLIGERTDSTKWYYSFPKYVLPYLMEQCTRELQAEQVCHPAITVLQDYDSKNETHLLESLRVFLRERHSITHTAELLEVHRTTLLVRLDRIRQLTGIDFDNYETCLHLMISFEILKLVTECYKM, encoded by the coding sequence ATGAATATTACGGCTGGTATTGTTATATATTCACTTTCTTTGGATACTACAATTCGTACCAACATTGAAGTGGATCAGGATTTTGAAATAGACTCTTATGAGCTGTGGGAAAAGGGGCTGCCCCAGAACCGGGTACTGTATATTGTTGAGAAGGAGAGGCTTTTGCGGGATCTGACCATCTGGAGAAGAAAATTTATACTCTGTGCAGGATGGCTGGATGAAGAGGAGCTGGAGGGACAGGAGTTGTACTGGATCTGCATGTCAGGCAGCATTGGGGTGCATGAGATTATGGGATATGTACAGCAGGTTTTTAACAGGTATTATCAATGGTATATCCGGTTGGGTACTCAGATACGTAAGAAGGAAAGCCTGAGCGAGTTGTTGGATACGCTGGATGAAGTCTATAAGCTGACGGGCTGCATAGCGACTCAGTCCATGAGGATTGTGGGAAGTTCCTCCCGTTTTGAGGAGTTTAATTCCTGGGTAGACGGCCAGGGAATGGTAACGCTTGGGATGGTGAACGAGCTGGTGGCTGATGAGGATTTTCAAGAAGCGGCTAAATATGATGATGTTTTTCTGTATTATAATACTTATCAAGACTGGTATTACTGCTATAATTTTAAAAGCGACGGGCAGTATCAGGCGAGGCTGCTGGCCAGTACGGAAAACCACGAGAAAGCCCATGGAGTGAGAAGGCTGATACAGGATTTTGGGGAATGTGTCTCTGATGTATATGAGGATTACTTCGGGCAGGGGCAATATCTTCAGAGTGGGAGAGAGATGTACGAGATGATTTGCGGGCTGCTGCAAGGTGTGAAGGTGAATGCAGGGGATATCCGCCGTGTGCTGAGCCGGTATCACTGGGAGATCAGCCATCATTACCAGGTGATTCTCTTCCAGTTTCAGGAAGGAGTCAGCGGCGGCGTTGGCATGGCCTATTATAAAGCACAGATACGGAAGCTGTTTCATGACTGCTATGTGGTAGAAGAGAAAGACCGGTTTATATGCATCAGGAATCTGAGCAGGTCTGAGAACAGTGCCAGTGTGTATGAAGAAAATCTGCCGTATTTTTTGCGGGAGACCCTGTGCAAAGCGGGAATCAGCAATGTATTTGACGATTTCAGCCGTCTGCACAGATACTGTGTGGAGGCTGAACGGGTGCTGCTGATCGGGGAACGCACGGACAGCACAAAATGGTATTATTCCTTTCCAAAATATGTGCTGCCCTATCTGATGGAACAATGTACCAGAGAGCTGCAGGCAGAGCAGGTCTGCCATCCGGCGATAACCGTTCTGCAGGATTATGACAGTAAAAATGAAACCCATCTGCTGGAGAGTCTCAGAGTGTTCCTGAGGGAACGGCACAGCATCACACATACGGCCGAACTTTTGGAAGTACACAGGACAACTCTTCTTGTCCGTCTGGACCGGATCAGGCAGCTGACAGGAATAGATTTTGATAATTATGAAACCTGTCTGCACCTGATGATTTCTTTTGAAATCCTGAAACTGGTAACGGAATGCTATAAAATGTAG
- a CDS encoding ABC transporter ATP-binding protein gives MLMLTNVEKTFNKGTVNEKKALCGLNLTLKDGDFVTVIGGNGAGKSTMLNMICGVYPIDKGKIILNGENISRWPEHKRARFLGRVFQDPMMGTAADMEIEENLALAYRRGLKRGMKWAITKDEKVKYQESLRTLGLGLESRMTSKVGLLSGGQRQALTLLMATLRKPELLLLDEHTAALDPKTAAKVLELTEKIVAENHLTTLMITHNMKDAIRMGNRLIMMHDGRVIYDVAGEEKKNLEVSQLLEKFEQAAGEEFANDRMMLN, from the coding sequence ATGTTGATGCTGACAAATGTTGAAAAGACCTTCAATAAAGGTACTGTCAATGAAAAGAAAGCCTTGTGCGGGCTGAATCTGACTCTGAAGGATGGTGATTTTGTTACCGTCATCGGGGGCAACGGCGCCGGTAAATCCACCATGCTGAATATGATCTGTGGTGTATATCCCATTGATAAGGGGAAAATCATTCTAAACGGCGAGAATATTTCCCGTTGGCCGGAACATAAACGGGCCAGATTCCTGGGCCGTGTGTTTCAGGATCCCATGATGGGAACAGCAGCAGACATGGAGATAGAAGAAAATCTGGCCCTGGCATACCGCAGGGGCTTGAAGCGCGGGATGAAATGGGCGATCACGAAGGATGAGAAGGTGAAATACCAGGAATCACTGAGAACACTGGGACTGGGACTGGAAAGCCGGATGACCAGTAAGGTCGGCCTTCTCTCAGGCGGACAGCGTCAGGCACTGACACTCCTAATGGCGACGCTACGGAAGCCGGAACTGCTTCTCCTGGATGAACATACAGCGGCACTTGACCCCAAGACAGCGGCCAAGGTGCTGGAGCTGACGGAGAAGATTGTCGCGGAAAACCATCTGACTACGCTGATGATCACCCACAATATGAAGGATGCCATCCGGATGGGCAACCGCCTGATCATGATGCATGACGGAAGAGTGATCTATGATGTGGCGGGCGAAGAAAAAAAGAATTTGGAAGTCTCCCAGCTGCTGGAGAAATTCGAGCAGGCGGCCGGTGAAGAATTCGCCAATGACAGAATGATGCTGAATTGA
- a CDS encoding ABC transporter permease gives MEIVNLLNALPGACAQGLIWGIMAIGVYITYKILDLADLTVDGTMATGGAVCIVMMVNGHSVGVSLLCAFAAGMLAGFVTGILHTAMGIPAILAGILTQLGLYSINLRILGNASNMAISVDKYDLLVSLRYIKGVPFYKNTLVVAALIIILLIGVLYWFFGTELGCSIRATGANPRMSCAQGININFCKILGLMLSNGIVALASGLYAQYQGFADVQAGRGAIVIGLAAVIIGQVVFGKICKNFATRLLAVALGAVIYYLVLQVVLWLGLNANDLKLISAIVVAVFLAIPVLLEKWKIKRAYTEGGER, from the coding sequence GTGGAGATAGTAAATCTTTTAAATGCTCTGCCCGGTGCCTGCGCGCAGGGACTGATCTGGGGCATTATGGCAATCGGCGTGTATATTACTTATAAGATCCTGGATCTTGCGGATCTGACCGTGGACGGTACGATGGCGACCGGAGGGGCCGTCTGTATCGTTATGATGGTAAACGGGCATTCGGTGGGCGTATCGCTGCTGTGTGCCTTTGCGGCGGGAATGCTGGCCGGATTCGTGACGGGGATTCTGCACACAGCCATGGGAATTCCGGCGATCCTGGCGGGAATTTTGACCCAGTTGGGCTTGTATTCGATTAATCTGCGGATTCTGGGCAACGCGTCGAACATGGCGATCAGCGTGGATAAATATGATCTGCTGGTCTCTCTCCGCTATATCAAAGGAGTGCCCTTTTATAAAAATACGCTGGTGGTGGCGGCTCTCATCATTATACTGCTGATCGGAGTGCTTTATTGGTTCTTTGGTACGGAGCTGGGATGCTCTATCCGGGCCACAGGAGCCAATCCCAGAATGTCCTGTGCCCAGGGTATTAATATTAATTTCTGTAAAATACTGGGTCTAATGCTTTCCAACGGAATTGTCGCTCTGGCCAGCGGACTTTATGCCCAATACCAGGGATTTGCCGACGTACAGGCCGGGCGTGGTGCTATTGTAATCGGACTGGCCGCTGTTATCATCGGACAGGTGGTATTCGGGAAGATCTGCAAGAACTTTGCCACTAGGCTTCTGGCAGTTGCCCTGGGAGCCGTGATCTATTATCTGGTGCTGCAGGTGGTGCTGTGGCTTGGGCTGAATGCCAATGACCTGAAGCTGATTTCTGCGATCGTTGTGGCAGTATTCTTGGCAATACCGGTGCTCCTGGAGAAATGGAAGATTAAACGTGCCTATACAGAAGGGGGAGAACGCTGA
- a CDS encoding ABC transporter substrate-binding protein produces the protein MKKAIAFVTVLMLAASMAACGSDGAGSASSGSSKEESKTESKSESSGSTGTSSSGSSEEKQTGDGTVYNIGICQLVQHEALDAATQGFKDALVEKLGKDNVKFDEQNASGDSATCATIMNQFVSSDVDLILANATASLQAAQAATSEIPILGTSITDYATALDIDDWTGVTGTNISGTCDLAPLKDQATMLNELFPDAKNVGILYCSAEANSKYQADTIRTYLEEYGYTCKDYTFADSNDIAAVTTSATSECDVLYVPTDNTSASNTEVINNVCLPAGIPIIAGEEGICSGCGVATLSISYYDIGYKAGEMAVQILQDGEDISKMPIESAPNVTKKYVPARCEELNITVPDDYEAIEG, from the coding sequence ATGAAAAAGGCAATAGCTTTTGTGACAGTGTTGATGCTTGCGGCATCGATGGCAGCCTGTGGGTCTGACGGAGCAGGAAGCGCTTCTTCCGGCTCATCGAAGGAAGAGTCCAAGACGGAATCCAAGTCGGAGAGCTCCGGAAGCACAGGAACCAGCAGCTCCGGCAGTTCGGAAGAAAAACAGACGGGCGACGGTACCGTATATAATATCGGCATCTGCCAGTTAGTGCAGCATGAAGCCCTTGACGCAGCCACTCAGGGATTTAAGGATGCTCTGGTGGAAAAGCTCGGCAAGGACAATGTGAAATTTGACGAACAAAATGCGTCAGGAGATTCAGCGACCTGCGCGACGATCATGAACCAGTTCGTATCCTCGGATGTGGATCTGATTCTGGCCAACGCGACAGCGTCTCTTCAGGCAGCACAAGCGGCGACGAGCGAGATCCCGATCCTGGGGACCTCCATCACTGATTATGCGACCGCGTTGGATATCGATGACTGGACCGGCGTGACCGGAACTAATATTTCCGGAACCTGCGATCTGGCTCCGCTGAAGGATCAGGCGACCATGCTGAACGAGCTGTTTCCGGATGCCAAGAATGTGGGAATCCTGTATTGTTCGGCAGAGGCGAACTCCAAATACCAGGCCGATACGATCCGCACATATCTTGAAGAATACGGCTATACGTGTAAGGATTATACCTTTGCGGATTCTAACGATATCGCAGCCGTAACGACCAGCGCCACATCTGAATGTGATGTGCTCTATGTCCCGACTGACAATACATCTGCTTCCAATACGGAAGTAATTAACAACGTCTGCCTGCCTGCTGGAATTCCGATCATTGCGGGCGAAGAAGGTATCTGTTCTGGCTGCGGCGTTGCGACTCTGTCCATCAGCTACTATGACATCGGCTACAAGGCTGGAGAGATGGCGGTACAGATTCTGCAGGATGGCGAAGATATATCCAAAATGCCCATCGAATCCGCGCCGAACGTGACGAAAAAATATGTTCCGGCCAGATGTGAAGAACTGAATATCACCGTTCCGGATGATTACGAAGCGATAGAAGGTTAA